From Nicotiana tabacum cultivar K326 chromosome 22, ASM71507v2, whole genome shotgun sequence, one genomic window encodes:
- the LOC142175821 gene encoding uncharacterized protein LOC142175821 produces MCKIDPRVQPYLFEIGYERWSKAYSKVKRSMVMTSNIAESINVANKDARELLIMRLLECMINLLQQWNNKNRKSAMETFTELGKKYDKLIRENLIASEQMTVRPATEQLYTVLEGGKAKYNVP; encoded by the exons ATGTGCAAAATTGATCCGAGGGTGCAGCCTTACTTGTTCGAAATTGGCTACGAAAGGTGGTCTAAGGCATACTCCAAAGTAAAAAGGTCGATGGTAATGACTTCCAATATTGCAGAGTCAATTAATGTAGCAAACAAAGATGCCAGAGAGCTACTAATAATGCGATTGCTAGAGTGCATGATAAATTTGCTACAACAGTGGAACAACAAAAACAGAAAAAGTGCAATGGAGACATTTACAGAGCTTGGCAAAAAGTACGACAAACTCATTCGGGAAAATCTAATTGCATCGGAGCAAATGACG GTGAGGCCTGCTACGGAGCAGTTATATACTGTGCTTGAAGGGGGTAAGGCGAAATATAATGTGCCTTGA